The Pedobacter roseus genome contains a region encoding:
- a CDS encoding ligand-binding sensor domain-containing protein, with translation MVCSLQLSAQSYNFTNYSLKDGLPQSQVMVIYQAKDRTLWLGTFGGVSNFDGKVFTSYSKADGLSSNSVNCILEDNQRQVYFGTEVGINVLKKGKINTIFSGKNVSHLLKDKQGTIWGVTEHKLFKIEKGKLAFYPLGGLYVNAINADQFGNLYAVVAEKGIYQLKNNNWVIYQELPAEISALSIRKILFDQKNRNKVYLLTYRSGIYVVENGMTKPFFKNPAIDTYYALAQDNKGNMWVGSEKGAYLIHKNGSFIYFNAENGLSDNQVNEIFSDAENNIWISCFSDGIYKYEGDAFIRYNKFKGQNIAYPISGIAADKKDNLWFGTYNKGVFKYDGKKVVQIDNPVFKDKKIYFVYADRAKNIWISTYGNGVWKYDGQKFSQVLKPERFDNSCIGEDSEGGIWINGLKSSTYLKDGKIEKITGFEGYSSCIFPYPLSKDSVLLGTSNGVTLIRNKKIDRTFQIKALSHIHILSILKHGDNLVFATLGDGLITWNLKTKEIKRYVIANGLNSNDIYSLATDNGGNLWAGTGRGINKLTFNKQEQRYDVFRDHALIVECNQNAIINYKNNILVGTISGLIQCKIVPPGQNKKSPFIHIQQVSVFHKNDRSKDLSIDLNRRNDSFYKLNYSQNHISISFKGVYLTNPESVLYRYKLVGIDNDFSKPVPNTEIEYSAIRPGSYTFQVYAIANGQQSNIEQFSFTIVPPYYDTVLFKIIAFLVMIFLIWLIFYLIFKTRERKKYQFEKLKLKEQEKIRKQTAEDFHDDIGNKLTRINVLSELLDKKVDGAEKDQKELIRLIRENAGLLYTGTKDILWALDPHSDNLFEILVHIKNFGIDLFQNTGVDFKMEGVLPKYQKLHLSMEFNRNLTLIFKEMLNNVLKHAKATQVLIMVIETDHHTINILTTDDGQGFDLDSVERGRGLNNIQTRCKRIKSTFQISSTEGKGTTTTISTRIPVTK, from the coding sequence TTGGTTTGTAGCCTTCAGCTATCGGCCCAAAGCTATAACTTTACCAATTACAGTTTAAAAGATGGCCTGCCGCAATCGCAGGTAATGGTTATTTACCAGGCAAAAGACAGAACGCTCTGGCTGGGTACTTTTGGAGGCGTAAGCAATTTCGACGGAAAAGTATTTACTTCTTACAGCAAAGCCGATGGCCTGAGCTCAAATTCGGTAAACTGCATTCTTGAAGATAACCAGAGGCAGGTTTATTTTGGAACCGAGGTGGGGATCAATGTGCTAAAAAAGGGAAAAATAAACACCATATTTTCAGGAAAAAACGTAAGCCATCTCTTAAAAGATAAGCAGGGCACCATCTGGGGAGTAACCGAACATAAACTTTTTAAAATTGAAAAAGGCAAGCTTGCTTTTTATCCTCTAGGAGGATTATACGTAAATGCCATTAATGCTGACCAATTTGGCAATCTTTATGCGGTTGTTGCAGAAAAAGGGATTTATCAGCTCAAAAATAACAATTGGGTTATTTATCAGGAATTGCCGGCCGAAATTAGTGCGCTATCCATCAGAAAAATCCTTTTTGACCAGAAAAACAGGAACAAAGTTTACCTGTTAACCTACCGTAGCGGTATTTATGTGGTTGAAAATGGAATGACCAAACCTTTTTTTAAAAATCCAGCCATTGATACCTATTACGCTTTAGCGCAGGATAACAAAGGCAACATGTGGGTGGGTTCTGAAAAAGGTGCATACCTTATCCATAAAAACGGTTCTTTTATTTATTTCAATGCGGAAAACGGGCTGAGCGATAATCAGGTAAATGAGATTTTTAGCGATGCAGAAAACAACATCTGGATTTCCTGTTTCAGTGATGGCATTTACAAGTATGAGGGCGATGCCTTTATCCGTTATAATAAATTTAAAGGTCAGAATATTGCTTACCCTATAAGCGGGATTGCTGCGGATAAAAAAGACAACCTATGGTTTGGCACCTATAATAAAGGGGTGTTTAAGTACGACGGCAAAAAAGTAGTACAGATCGATAATCCGGTTTTCAAGGATAAAAAAATCTATTTCGTTTATGCCGATAGAGCAAAAAATATCTGGATATCAACTTATGGTAACGGCGTTTGGAAATACGATGGTCAAAAATTTTCGCAGGTACTAAAGCCCGAACGTTTTGATAACAGTTGTATTGGAGAGGATAGTGAAGGCGGCATCTGGATAAACGGATTAAAATCATCCACTTATTTAAAAGATGGGAAAATTGAAAAAATTACTGGCTTTGAAGGCTATTCCTCCTGTATTTTTCCCTATCCCTTAAGCAAAGATAGTGTACTGCTGGGAACCTCTAATGGCGTTACGCTCATCAGAAATAAAAAAATAGATCGTACTTTCCAGATTAAAGCACTTAGCCACATACATATATTAAGCATCCTTAAACATGGTGATAACCTGGTTTTTGCTACGCTTGGAGATGGGCTCATCACCTGGAACCTCAAAACAAAAGAAATTAAACGTTATGTAATTGCCAACGGACTTAACTCTAATGATATTTATAGCCTGGCCACCGATAATGGTGGAAATTTATGGGCGGGAACAGGGCGTGGAATCAATAAGTTAACCTTCAATAAACAGGAGCAACGCTACGATGTTTTTAGAGATCATGCGCTAATTGTAGAGTGTAACCAAAATGCGATTATCAATTACAAAAACAATATTTTGGTGGGCACCATTAGCGGGCTGATCCAATGCAAAATTGTACCTCCGGGCCAGAACAAAAAAAGCCCTTTTATCCATATCCAGCAGGTCAGTGTTTTTCATAAAAATGACCGGTCGAAAGATCTTTCTATTGATTTAAACCGCAGAAACGATAGCTTTTACAAGTTAAACTACAGTCAGAACCACATTTCAATCAGTTTTAAGGGCGTGTACCTCACAAACCCCGAAAGTGTGCTTTACCGTTATAAGCTGGTTGGGATAGATAACGATTTTAGTAAACCCGTACCCAATACGGAAATTGAATACTCTGCCATCAGGCCCGGAAGTTATACTTTTCAGGTATATGCCATTGCAAACGGTCAACAATCCAATATCGAACAGTTTAGCTTTACAATCGTACCGCCTTATTACGATACGGTTTTGTTCAAGATTATTGCTTTTTTGGTGATGATCTTTTTGATCTGGCTTATTTTCTACCTGATTTTTAAAACCCGGGAACGGAAAAAATACCAGTTTGAAAAATTAAAATTAAAGGAGCAGGAAAAAATCAGGAAACAGACGGCAGAAGATTTTCATGATGATATTGGCAATAAATTAACAAGGATTAATGTTTTATCGGAACTTTTAGATAAAAAAGTAGATGGCGCAGAAAAAGACCAGAAAGAACTGATCCGCCTGATCAGGGAAAATGCAGGCTTGCTATATACCGGCACAAAAGATATCCTTTGGGCCCTTGATCCGCATAGTGATAATCTTTTCGAGATTTTGGTGCACATTAAAAACTTTGGCATCGATTTATTCCAGAATACAGGCGTTGATTTTAAAATGGAAGGAGTATTGCCCAAGTACCAAAAGCTGCACCTATCAATGGAGTTTAACCGCAACCTGACGCTTATTTTTAAGGAAATGCTCAATAATGTATTAAAACATGCAAAAGCCACACAGGTGCTCATTATGGTTATCGAAACGGATCACCATACCATCAATATTTTAACCACAGATGATGGTCAGGGTTTCGATCTTGACTCTGTTGAAAGGGGAAGAGGTTTAAACAATATTCAAACCCGCTGTAAACGGATAAAATCTACTTTCCAGATTTCTTCCACAGAAGGAAAAGGAACAACAACCACAATTTCTACCCGGATTCCTGTCACAAAATAG
- a CDS encoding response regulator transcription factor, with translation MNHTIRIVLIEDDDILRMGYESLLTDIEDFAVVNSYASYDLARKHLDADQPDVILLDIQMPGTNGLQALPFIKKTLPNAHIIILTVFDSPELVFEALTMGAGGYLTKNSSAAKIIDAVREVSTGGGAMSTNVARIVMHSFQKNLNSPLTKRETEILDRIANGQTKPQIANDLFIDQETVRSHVKNIYIKLDVNSKAEAIKTAKEKRFI, from the coding sequence ATGAACCATACTATACGAATTGTTTTAATAGAAGACGATGATATTTTAAGAATGGGCTATGAGTCGTTATTAACTGATATAGAAGATTTTGCAGTTGTAAATTCTTACGCATCATACGATTTAGCCAGGAAACATCTAGATGCCGATCAGCCCGATGTAATTCTGCTTGATATCCAGATGCCAGGTACAAACGGTTTACAGGCATTGCCCTTTATCAAAAAAACTTTGCCCAATGCCCATATCATCATTTTAACCGTATTCGATTCGCCCGAGTTGGTTTTCGAAGCTTTAACGATGGGGGCGGGCGGTTACCTCACCAAAAATTCGAGTGCAGCAAAAATTATCGATGCCGTTAGGGAAGTAAGTACAGGCGGCGGTGCCATGAGCACCAATGTAGCCCGGATTGTGATGCATTCTTTTCAGAAGAACCTGAACTCTCCATTAACCAAAAGAGAAACAGAGATATTGGACAGGATAGCCAACGGACAAACCAAACCTCAAATTGCCAACGATCTTTTTATTGATCAGGAAACGGTGCGGAGCCATGTAAAAAATATCTATATCAAACTCGATGTAAACTCAAAGGCCGAGGCCATTAAAACCGCAAAAGAAAAACGTTTTATTTAA
- a CDS encoding VOC family protein, whose protein sequence is MSPSAKFFYVQVKQLNDAGAFYANCLGMPTETTTLRGQEKGILVKADGETNIFLSELQHQNQTNIIVLQSDDCLEDYCRLKSRGVVFKKTPSYLSEGLSAAFSDPYGNEFIILEQRNYNED, encoded by the coding sequence ATGAGTCCCTCTGCTAAATTCTTTTATGTGCAAGTGAAGCAACTAAATGATGCGGGGGCTTTTTATGCCAATTGTTTAGGGATGCCTACGGAAACAACCACGCTTCGCGGACAGGAAAAAGGAATATTGGTTAAGGCAGATGGCGAAACCAATATTTTTCTTTCGGAACTTCAGCATCAAAACCAGACCAATATAATTGTATTACAAAGTGATGATTGCCTGGAAGATTATTGCAGGTTAAAATCGAGAGGTGTAGTTTTTAAAAAAACACCATCTTATTTAAGTGAGGGTTTAAGTGCTGCATTTTCTGATCCCTATGGTAACGAATTTATCATTTTAGAACAGCGTAACTATAATGAAGATTAA
- a CDS encoding AraC family transcriptional regulator → MRYVKELSNRNRIVSESTCEAVYEQQNDAYTIKFVFNGAEDCEINKRKFSIYPDTFAVVNAGTNFCSKIDSINPVNTFSVSFGEHFFTDFHHSLCSSNESLLDGKGAKSRPAFMESLYPFTGDMRFNVQHLKNQLDKGLKDEMLINEYMHHCLLNYYKIYDREVVQKMDKLSFIKTKTREEVLKRLTLAKEYISSNYNQNITLEAIAEQACLSVNHLLRTFKEAYEISPYQFLMQLRLNRAKRLLQTTTYSLNEIVGLVGFECPSSFIRLFKNTFNITPLKYRRSKLN, encoded by the coding sequence ATGAGGTACGTTAAAGAATTGAGCAACAGAAACAGAATCGTTAGCGAGAGCACTTGCGAAGCCGTTTATGAGCAACAGAACGATGCTTATACCATTAAATTTGTTTTTAACGGCGCCGAAGATTGCGAAATCAATAAACGGAAATTCAGTATTTACCCTGATACGTTTGCAGTGGTAAATGCAGGAACGAACTTTTGCAGTAAAATAGATTCCATAAACCCTGTAAATACATTTTCGGTTTCATTCGGAGAGCATTTTTTTACTGATTTTCACCATAGCCTATGCAGTAGCAACGAAAGTTTACTGGATGGGAAAGGGGCTAAAAGCCGACCGGCATTTATGGAATCTTTATATCCCTTTACCGGCGATATGCGCTTTAACGTACAGCACCTTAAAAATCAGCTCGATAAGGGTTTGAAAGACGAAATGCTGATCAATGAATACATGCACCACTGCCTTTTAAACTATTATAAAATTTATGATCGCGAAGTGGTGCAAAAAATGGATAAACTCAGCTTTATCAAAACCAAAACCCGCGAGGAGGTTTTAAAAAGATTAACACTGGCCAAAGAATATATCAGCAGCAACTACAACCAGAACATTACTTTGGAGGCTATTGCAGAACAGGCCTGTTTATCGGTTAACCATTTGCTCAGAACATTTAAAGAGGCTTATGAGATCAGTCCTTACCAGTTTTTGATGCAACTGAGGTTAAACCGGGCCAAAAGATTATTACAGACCACCACTTATTCGTTAAACGAAATTGTGGGGTTAGTGGGTTTTGAATGCCCAAGCTCATTCATCAGATTATTTAAAAATACATTCAACATTACCCCTTTAAAGTATAGGAGGAGTAAGTTGAATTAA
- a CDS encoding SusC/RagA family TonB-linked outer membrane protein: MKQKLLLILMVTVLSYFNALAQNKTITGKVVDADDGLPLPGVSIKIKGTSQLTQTTGQGTFSISVPADAQTLVLSYVGYTEQEVKITGETLNVRLVASSKNLQDVMIIGYGTIKKENFTGSAAVIDNDVLKDRPVTSFEKALQGAAAGVQVTSVSGQPGATSTVRIRGVGSFSASSTPLYVVDGIPITNGDLSNVAQTSDVLSTLNPNDIASLTVLKDATAAAIYGSRAANGVVLITTKQGKAGQTKLNLSAYTGYSYQAVDKPEVMDATQYYKTYWDVYYAQRLAAGLTPAAAATAANGLTNGKLVVNPYNTANPYGANGVLANGAAVLYDTDWRDEVLRRGVTKNIDLSASGGNEKTKFFVSGGYFEQNGIVIRSDFKRYSGKFNLNSDVTDFLKIGINNSLARTEQNTPAGSTGSDNPVNFADQTANIYPLYVRDANGNVVYDATGSPVYNYINPVTPDFNPVGLSKLNEYNTITNRVITSPYAEIKFLKDFTAKTMVAVDYINNRERQFYNMEHGDGVSVKGRAYRYTKEDVTVTFQNTLTYDKTFNLHSFNVLLGQEAYRTKQDYIYAQATGFPFPGTNELISASTPNTTQSYYTQKRFASYFSRLTYNYDTKYYLSGSVRRDGSSVFGADHKYGTFYSVGGAWRIGREDFLKNLSWLDELKLRASYGTTGNDRIERYAAQGLYALGKNYEGQSGINYFQLPNPDLRWEQNSTFDLGLEFAIFKGKLSGEVSYYKRGSKGLLFGQPVSQLTGFRTLTTNLASMDNYGVEVLLNANPVKTKDFDWNISFNITSNKNKINQMTQAEVIDTDDPTKRWTVGGSRYDWYLREYAGVDAADGKPMWYMDEVVNGQSTGNRITTKNWSTATRYNNFGSSLPKFTGGFNNTFRYQQFDLSVFTYFSTGGKIYDTLYGNLMHGGANVGKQLSVDNFNSWQKPGDVTDVPRFVINNTDLGNSTSTRFLYDGSFLRVKNIALGYTLKKNWLEAIHLSTLRIYATAENPFTLAKHKGMDPESALTGLTNNDIPNVKTFTLGLNVGF; this comes from the coding sequence ATGAAACAAAAATTACTATTGATTTTAATGGTGACGGTTTTGTCTTATTTCAACGCCCTGGCGCAGAATAAAACAATCACCGGAAAAGTGGTTGATGCAGACGATGGCTTACCGTTGCCTGGTGTATCAATAAAAATAAAAGGAACATCACAATTAACCCAAACTACAGGGCAGGGAACATTTTCGATCTCGGTACCTGCAGATGCACAGACTTTGGTGCTCAGTTACGTAGGCTATACTGAGCAGGAAGTAAAAATAACGGGCGAAACATTAAATGTACGACTGGTTGCATCTTCTAAAAACCTGCAGGATGTAATGATTATTGGCTACGGAACGATAAAGAAAGAAAACTTTACCGGATCGGCTGCAGTCATTGATAACGATGTTTTAAAGGACCGCCCGGTTACTTCTTTCGAAAAGGCTTTGCAAGGGGCAGCAGCAGGTGTGCAGGTAACCAGTGTGTCTGGTCAGCCGGGAGCAACCTCTACCGTGCGTATTCGCGGTGTAGGCTCTTTTTCTGCCTCTAGCACGCCGCTTTACGTAGTAGATGGTATTCCGATTACCAATGGCGATTTAAGTAATGTAGCGCAAACTTCTGATGTATTATCTACACTTAATCCGAATGATATTGCTTCGTTAACAGTACTAAAAGATGCTACAGCAGCAGCCATTTATGGTTCAAGGGCAGCCAATGGCGTGGTGTTGATTACCACTAAACAAGGTAAAGCAGGCCAAACCAAATTAAACCTGAGCGCATATACCGGTTACTCTTACCAGGCGGTAGATAAACCAGAGGTAATGGATGCCACCCAATATTACAAAACCTATTGGGATGTGTATTATGCACAACGCCTGGCAGCAGGTTTAACACCAGCTGCTGCAGCTACAGCCGCGAACGGATTAACCAATGGTAAATTGGTTGTAAACCCATATAATACGGCTAATCCTTATGGCGCAAATGGTGTATTGGCCAATGGTGCAGCAGTGCTTTACGATACCGATTGGCGCGATGAAGTATTACGCAGGGGTGTTACCAAAAATATCGACTTATCGGCAAGTGGAGGTAATGAGAAAACTAAATTCTTTGTTTCTGGCGGATATTTTGAGCAGAATGGCATCGTAATCCGTTCAGATTTTAAACGTTATTCGGGTAAGTTTAACTTGAATTCTGATGTGACCGATTTCTTAAAAATAGGGATCAACAATAGTTTGGCCCGTACCGAGCAAAATACCCCGGCAGGAAGTACAGGTTCTGACAACCCGGTAAACTTTGCCGATCAAACCGCAAATATTTATCCTCTATATGTAAGGGATGCAAACGGAAATGTGGTATATGATGCTACTGGCAGTCCCGTTTATAACTACATCAACCCGGTTACACCTGATTTTAACCCGGTTGGCTTATCAAAATTAAACGAATACAATACCATCACCAATAGGGTAATCACCAGCCCTTACGCCGAAATTAAATTTTTAAAAGATTTTACGGCTAAAACCATGGTGGCTGTTGATTACATCAATAACCGCGAACGTCAGTTTTATAATATGGAACATGGCGATGGGGTAAGTGTTAAAGGCAGGGCATACCGTTATACTAAAGAAGATGTTACGGTTACTTTCCAAAACACCTTAACCTACGATAAAACGTTTAATCTCCACAGTTTTAACGTATTATTGGGTCAGGAGGCTTACCGTACCAAGCAAGATTACATTTATGCCCAGGCTACAGGTTTTCCTTTTCCGGGTACCAATGAGCTAATTTCTGCTTCAACCCCAAATACTACCCAATCTTATTATACCCAGAAAAGATTTGCATCGTATTTCTCCAGGTTAACCTATAATTACGATACCAAATATTATTTATCTGGAAGTGTAAGAAGAGATGGTTCTTCTGTTTTTGGAGCTGACCATAAATATGGAACATTTTATTCTGTAGGTGGTGCATGGCGTATTGGAAGAGAAGATTTTCTTAAAAACTTAAGCTGGCTTGACGAGTTGAAATTAAGAGCAAGTTATGGCACTACGGGTAACGACAGGATTGAACGTTATGCTGCACAGGGCTTATACGCATTGGGTAAAAACTACGAAGGCCAATCCGGTATTAACTATTTCCAGTTACCAAACCCTGATTTACGCTGGGAGCAAAACTCAACATTCGATTTAGGTTTGGAATTTGCCATTTTTAAAGGAAAATTGAGTGGTGAAGTTTCTTACTATAAACGTGGCTCGAAAGGATTATTATTTGGCCAGCCCGTTTCGCAGCTAACTGGTTTCCGTACGTTAACCACCAATTTAGCCTCAATGGATAATTATGGCGTAGAGGTATTATTAAATGCAAATCCGGTTAAAACCAAAGATTTCGACTGGAATATCTCATTCAACATTACTTCGAACAAAAACAAGATCAACCAAATGACCCAGGCTGAGGTTATTGATACCGATGATCCAACCAAAAGATGGACTGTAGGAGGCAGCAGATACGACTGGTATTTACGCGAATATGCAGGAGTAGACGCAGCTGATGGAAAACCGATGTGGTATATGGATGAAGTGGTGAACGGTCAATCAACAGGGAACAGAATCACTACTAAAAACTGGTCAACAGCTACCAGATACAACAATTTCGGTTCATCATTACCTAAATTTACCGGTGGTTTTAACAATACCTTTAGGTACCAGCAGTTCGATTTAAGTGTATTCACTTATTTCTCAACAGGTGGAAAAATTTACGATACCCTTTATGGAAATTTAATGCATGGAGGTGCCAATGTGGGTAAACAATTATCGGTAGATAATTTCAACAGCTGGCAAAAACCGGGTGATGTAACAGATGTACCTCGTTTTGTAATCAACAATACCGATTTGGGGAACAGCACATCTACCCGTTTCCTATACGATGGATCTTTCTTAAGAGTAAAAAACATTGCCTTAGGATATACATTAAAGAAAAACTGGTTAGAGGCCATTCATTTATCAACGCTTAGGATTTATGCAACTGCAGAAAACCCTTTTACGCTTGCTAAGCATAAAGGTATGGATCCTGAATCGGCACTTACCGGCTTAACCAATAATGATATTCCAAATGTTAAAACGTTTACGTTGGGCCTTAATGTTGGATTTTAA
- a CDS encoding RagB/SusD family nutrient uptake outer membrane protein, translating into MKNIKIYKTTIYIGTLLLLVNLTACKKEFLEVSPTQQINSKEAFSSLAKIQAAMTGIYDLTTFSGYTNNMILSADVKGNDVMIVSGAANYNRFVAQYQFIETSSNGDVGAWWEYSGKVISNANQFVANIPTAPITDAQKTEFLAEARALRAYTYFWLIRWFAQPYTVNPEALGVPIVRDPLGPNDPTPGRDKVKDVYAFIIDDLKYAETNLPAGRTSVYRMTKAAIQGTLARVYLNMGNWAEASRYAKLARTGKPLSTAAALLTGFNTATTEWIYGINVRTDDNQGFLAVSSFYDPYDSGYSSFRVTDDFFNSFAANDERKKQFLVKSSTTADPSTGAYRRRGEGYLINKFDFTTTTANNQVLMRSAEMYLIEAEAEARLSNEPAAKQALLAVQQRAGVATAVSSNTGDALIEEILLERNKELYGEGHKFFDLLRTKKGVNRTGSTIHWKIVNFPSGDNRLVSPIPQSELDANPVLKPQQNPGY; encoded by the coding sequence ATGAAAAATATAAAAATATATAAAACCACCATTTACATCGGTACATTACTGTTATTGGTAAACTTAACCGCTTGTAAAAAGGAATTTCTTGAGGTAAGCCCTACCCAACAAATCAATTCGAAAGAAGCATTTTCATCGCTGGCTAAAATTCAGGCGGCTATGACGGGTATTTACGATTTAACAACATTCTCCGGCTACACCAACAATATGATTTTAAGTGCCGATGTAAAAGGTAATGATGTAATGATTGTAAGTGGTGCCGCCAATTATAACCGTTTTGTAGCGCAATATCAGTTTATCGAAACCTCTAGCAATGGTGATGTTGGTGCCTGGTGGGAATACAGTGGAAAGGTGATTTCTAACGCGAATCAGTTTGTTGCTAATATCCCTACTGCACCTATAACTGATGCACAGAAAACCGAATTCCTAGCCGAAGCCAGGGCTTTAAGGGCATATACTTATTTTTGGCTGATCCGTTGGTTTGCACAACCATATACCGTTAATCCCGAAGCATTAGGTGTACCTATTGTGAGGGATCCGCTTGGCCCTAACGATCCTACACCAGGCAGGGATAAAGTAAAAGATGTTTATGCTTTTATTATAGATGATTTAAAATACGCAGAAACAAACCTGCCTGCTGGTAGAACAAGTGTTTACAGGATGACTAAAGCCGCCATTCAAGGCACATTGGCCAGGGTATATTTAAACATGGGTAACTGGGCAGAGGCAAGCCGTTACGCAAAACTGGCACGTACAGGAAAACCATTGAGTACTGCTGCGGCACTGTTAACTGGTTTTAATACGGCTACCACCGAATGGATTTATGGCATCAATGTTCGTACAGATGATAACCAGGGTTTCCTGGCGGTATCGTCTTTTTATGATCCTTATGATTCAGGATATTCTAGTTTTAGGGTTACCGACGACTTTTTTAACTCTTTTGCTGCAAACGATGAGCGTAAAAAGCAATTTTTGGTAAAAAGCAGCACAACAGCCGATCCTAGCACCGGTGCTTACAGAAGAAGAGGTGAGGGCTATTTAATTAATAAGTTCGATTTTACCACTACCACAGCTAACAACCAGGTGCTAATGCGTTCTGCAGAGATGTATCTGATCGAAGCGGAGGCAGAAGCAAGGCTTAGCAATGAGCCTGCAGCTAAACAAGCGCTTTTAGCTGTACAGCAAAGGGCAGGAGTGGCAACCGCTGTTTCATCAAACACCGGCGATGCACTGATAGAAGAAATCCTATTAGAGCGTAACAAAGAATTATATGGCGAAGGGCATAAATTTTTTGATTTGTTGCGTACCAAAAAAGGCGTTAACAGAACAGGTTCTACCATACACTGGAAAATTGTAAACTTCCCATCTGGTGATAACAGATTGGTTTCGCCAATTCCTCAATCGGAATTAGATGCAAATCCGGTGTTAAAACCACAACAAAACCCAGGCTATTAA
- a CDS encoding Cif family virulence factor yields MKLKALVILLLGTTITNYVLATEKPTASHKSVINYYMDSYMNSDYKKLKAVLSEDAVFTSNRDVRVIKHKASEVLSEMKKNEGVVQRDCNISSTIVSESDALVIARIDINYELFDGAQQNFVIIEKNKDGEWKISQVYKVFISSESEARKLVSNSR; encoded by the coding sequence ATGAAACTAAAAGCTTTAGTGATTTTATTACTAGGTACTACAATCACCAATTATGTTTTGGCTACCGAAAAGCCAACCGCAAGCCATAAATCAGTAATCAATTATTATATGGACAGCTATATGAATTCTGATTACAAAAAGCTGAAAGCTGTTTTAAGCGAGGATGCTGTTTTTACCTCAAATAGAGATGTAAGGGTAATTAAACATAAAGCAAGTGAGGTATTGAGTGAGATGAAAAAAAATGAGGGTGTAGTGCAGCGCGATTGCAATATCAGTTCTACCATCGTTTCAGAAAGCGACGCCCTGGTAATTGCCCGGATAGATATTAATTACGAACTATTTGATGGTGCACAGCAAAACTTTGTCATCATCGAAAAAAATAAAGATGGCGAGTGGAAAATCAGCCAGGTGTATAAAGTATTTATTTCCAGCGAAAGTGAAGCCAGAAAGCTGGTTTCAAATTCACGTTAA
- a CDS encoding DUF2911 domain-containing protein: protein MKNIFIVVFALICFSAKAQQASTAEVKFPAADPSPADIVYFPLNAPKVKAGDPTKPVIKIVYSRPQKKGRDIFGVLEQYGAVWRFGANESTEIHFFKKVNIGGKKIKAGTYSLFAIPNKDTWTIIVNSETDKWGAFMYNQSKDIVRVNVPVKTLAKPIEYFSLTFTPATEGANLIIGWDRTQVELPISF, encoded by the coding sequence ATGAAAAATATCTTCATTGTTGTTTTCGCTCTTATATGCTTTAGCGCAAAGGCTCAACAGGCCAGTACCGCTGAGGTAAAATTCCCTGCTGCAGACCCAAGTCCTGCAGATATTGTTTATTTCCCGCTTAATGCCCCAAAGGTTAAAGCCGGCGATCCGACCAAACCGGTTATCAAGATCGTTTATTCACGTCCACAGAAAAAAGGTCGCGATATTTTTGGGGTTTTAGAACAATATGGAGCGGTTTGGCGGTTTGGGGCCAACGAAAGTACAGAAATTCATTTCTTTAAAAAGGTGAACATTGGCGGCAAAAAAATTAAAGCAGGTACTTACAGCTTATTTGCCATCCCGAACAAAGATACCTGGACCATTATTGTAAATAGCGAAACCGATAAATGGGGTGCTTTTATGTATAATCAATCAAAAGATATTGTGCGCGTAAATGTTCCGGTTAAAACATTGGCTAAACCGATAGAATATTTCTCGTTAACCTTTACACCGGCTACGGAAGGTGCGAACCTGATTATAGGCTGGGACAGAACGCAGGTAGAATTACCGATCAGTTTTTAA